TAACGTGTGCCGCCAGATTGATGTCTTTTCGCCAAACGCGCAAAAAGACCTATCTTCTTCGCCAATCGTTCATCATTGCAACTACCTCCACATAATGGTCAAACTAAAATCCCGTCTGTTTTTTTGCTTATTCCTCAGCCTTTCCATTCACGTTTTTTCTCAAAATCTCACTGAATCATTCGACAACCTGCTCGGCCAAGCCTTCAAAGCCGATGGCCCCGGAGCCGCGGTATTGGTGTCGGAAAAAGGTCAAATCATTTATCACAAGGCTTTTGGCATGGCCAACCTCGAACTCGGGGTACCACTGCGCACCGACCATGTTTTTCGCATCGGCTCTGTCACCAAGCAGTTCACTGGCGCGGCCATCATGCGACTGGCCGAGCAAGGCAAATTGTCGTTGCGGGATGACTTGACGAAGTTCATCCCCGATTATCCCACACACGGAAAAAAAATCACCGTGGAGCATTTGCTCACCCACACATCGGGCATCAAAAGCTACACTGGCATGAAGGAATGGACACCCGAAGTGCACCGAAAGGATTTCACGGTCAGCGAGTTGATTGATTATTTCAAAAACCAGCCGATGGATTTTGACCCGGATGCCAAGTGGGAATACAACAACTCCGGCTACATCCTGCTCGGCTACATCATCGAAAAGGCATCGGGTCAAACCTACACGGAGTATGTGACCGAACATTTTTTCAAGCCACTCGGCATGAACAACTCCTACTACGGCGATGTGGCACCCGTCATAAAAAACCGAGCGGCGGGCTATTCGGAGAGCGACGTGGCAGGCACCTACCAAAACGCACCTTACCTGAGCATGACGCAGCCCTACGCCGCGGGGTCGCTGCTTTCCACGGTGGAGGATTTGCATATCTGGACCAGAGCCTTGCACGGCGGTAAAGTGGTGAAACCTGAATCACTGAAAAAAATGACCCAATCATACATACTGCCCGACGGCACCAACACGCACTATGGCTATGGGTTGCAAATGGGCAACCTGCTCGGCAGCCCAACGGTGGAGCACAGCGGCGGCATTCACGGCTTCCTGAGCGATTTGGTCTATTTGCCCAAAGAGGAAGTTTGCGTGGCGATTCTGACTAATTGCGATTGTGAGCCTCCGCACGATTTGACCGCTAAATTGGCGGCACTAACAGTCGGAAAACCCTTTCAACCCACCGCTATCGCCATGGAAACCAATGCATTGGAGCAGTATGTGGGTGTCTACGAAAATGAAAAAAAGGAACAGCGCCTCATCACTGTGGAAAATGGGCAGTTGCACTCCCAACGTTCCGGTGGAAAGAAGTACAAAATCGTGCCTTATGGCACTGACCAGTTTTTCTTCGAGGAGTCATTTGCCCGCATCACTTTCGAGCGCGAAAAAGGCGGCGAAAAAAAAGTGTCGAGGGCGATTGTGAATGACCGCACGGCGGCTGACAACCTTTGGGTAAGAACAGACAAGCCGCTGCCTGCCGCTCGTCTCGAAATAACGTTGTCGGAACAAGACCTCGACAAGTTCGTCGGAGAGTACCAGTTGATGCCCGGCTTCAATATCGCGGTAACGCGAGAGGGCGCTCAACTGTTTTGCCAAGCGACGGGACAACCCCGCTTCGAGGTATTTGCCGCTTCACCTACTCGTTTTTTCCTAAAAGTGGTGCAAGCCGACATCGAGTTTTATCCCGACGAGCATGGGAAAGTGGACAAGATGACGCTGTTTCAAGGTGGCCAAGAAAT
This genomic interval from Saprospiraceae bacterium contains the following:
- a CDS encoding serine hydrolase; translated protein: MVKLKSRLFFCLFLSLSIHVFSQNLTESFDNLLGQAFKADGPGAAVLVSEKGQIIYHKAFGMANLELGVPLRTDHVFRIGSVTKQFTGAAIMRLAEQGKLSLRDDLTKFIPDYPTHGKKITVEHLLTHTSGIKSYTGMKEWTPEVHRKDFTVSELIDYFKNQPMDFDPDAKWEYNNSGYILLGYIIEKASGQTYTEYVTEHFFKPLGMNNSYYGDVAPVIKNRAAGYSESDVAGTYQNAPYLSMTQPYAAGSLLSTVEDLHIWTRALHGGKVVKPESLKKMTQSYILPDGTNTHYGYGLQMGNLLGSPTVEHSGGIHGFLSDLVYLPKEEVCVAILTNCDCEPPHDLTAKLAALTVGKPFQPTAIAMETNALEQYVGVYENEKKEQRLITVENGQLHSQRSGGKKYKIVPYGTDQFFFEESFARITFEREKGGEKKVSRAIVNDRTAADNLWVRTDKPLPAARLEITLSEQDLDKFVGEYQLMPGFNIAVTREGAQLFCQATGQPRFEVFAASPTRFFLKVVQADIEFYPDEHGKVDKMTLFQGGQEIEGKRIK